One genomic region from Lycium ferocissimum isolate CSIRO_LF1 unplaced genomic scaffold, AGI_CSIRO_Lferr_CH_V1 ctg15019, whole genome shotgun sequence encodes:
- the LOC132042396 gene encoding protein SRC1-like — protein MSGIVHKIEEKLHMGGDPKDDDKRKEKGEGHKDNMKEKGEGHRERIKEKLHGEDHDHKDGEEKKKKKKKDKKEKKHGDDSSSSSTGSDSD, from the coding sequence ATGTCAGGAATAGTGCACAAGATAGAGGAGAAACTCCACATGGGGGGAGACCCCAAGGACGACGATAAGAGGAAAGAGAAGGGCGAGGGACACAAGGATAACATGAAGGAGAAGGGGGAGGGGCATAGGGAGAGGATCAAAGAGAAGCTACATGGCGAAGATCATGATCACAAGGATggagaggagaagaagaagaagaagaagaaggacaagaaggagaagaagcatGGCGATGACAGCAGCAGTAGCAGCACCGGTAGCGACAGTGACTAG